The Arachis ipaensis cultivar K30076 chromosome B07, Araip1.1, whole genome shotgun sequence genome includes a window with the following:
- the LOC107607205 gene encoding uncharacterized protein LOC107607205, with protein MTRFTKIAISIPDLHPEVHLHALKSGLRPGKFQETIAIAKPKTLAKFWKKAKGQIDIEELRQARKSDRTTYRDDDKTPTSKKSFKLTPRFDSYTQFNTKREDIIKEILHSKLIKPPRKVGTYQDTKNADKSKYCAFHQKHGHTIDDCVIAKDFLEHLARQGHLDKYIGGHIQKRPRSSRTEDSSKQQYRGKEKVSANNYEKPRGIINYISGGYASGGSSNSARKRSFRSICSLDGPQSDTQNPTQLPQLTFTQADYISSIQNLDDPVVITLQLGDLLVKKVLLDPRSSADVLFYSTFQKMKLSNNILQSTGGDLVGFPGERVQIIGSVWLQFLVVDCFSPYNIILGRPFLNKFGAIVSTVHLCVKFPLQDDHVVTIHGDHKEARHCYNIGMKFQNNSKQQVNSVDLTHNSSAIADLDPRADFRERPTPSDDLQKVYFNNDPNKFTFVGRSISKEELNAITTFLQDQADLFAWKPSDMPGIDPQIISHKLAINSSAKPVQQKK; from the coding sequence ATGACTCGCTTCACCAAAATAGCCATCAGCATACCTGATCTCCACCCAGAAGTCCATTTGCACGCACTCAAAAGCGGCCTCAGACCTGGAAAGTTCCAAGAAACCATTGCGATAGCAAAGCCAAAAACCCTGGCCAAATTCTGGAAAAAAGCAAAAGGACAAATCGATATCGAGGAGCTCAGACAAGCTCGGAAGTCTGATAGAACAACCTACAGAGACGACGATAAAACTCCAACTAGTAAGAAAAGTTTTAAACTAACCCCTCGTTTTGACTCTTATACGCAGTTTAACACTAAGCGAGAGGATATCATCAAAGAGATTCTACATTCAAAACTCATCAAACCACCAAGAAAGGTCGGAACATATCAAGACACTAAGAACGCAGATAAATCAAAATACTGTGCCTTCCACCAAAAGCACGGCCACACCATTGATGACTGTGTAATAGCAAAGGACTTCTTGGAACACTTAGCTCGGCAAGGCCATCTCGATAAGTACATCGGAGGTCACATCCAAAAACGTCCCAGATCTTCCAGGACCGAAGACTCATCTAAACAACAATACCGAGGAAAAGAGAAGGTGTCGGCGAACAATTACGAAAAACCACGAGGAATCATTAACTATATTTCAGGAGGATACGCGAGTGGAGGCTCCTCAAACTCAGCGAGAAAGAGGTCATTCCGATCAATATGCTCGTTAGATGGCCCACAAAGTGACACACAAAATCCAACACAACTCCCGCAGCTCACATTCACACAAGCAGACTACATCTCTAGTATACAGAACTTGGATGACCCCGTTGTTATAACTCTTCAGTTGGGAGACCTACTGGTCAAAAAAGTACTGCTAGATCCCAGAAGTAGTGCCGACGTCTTGTTCTACTCAACATTTCAAAAAATGAAGCTTAGTAACAACATCCTCCAGTCAACAGGCGGAGATCTGGTCGGCTTCCCCGGCGAACGAGTCCAAATAATAGGGTCAGTGTGGTTACAATTTTTAGTAGTAGATTGCTTCAGTCCATATAACATTATCCTTGGTCGCCCTTTCTTAAACAAGTTTGGCGCCATTGTTTCTACAGTTCACCTGTGTGTTAAGTTCCCTTTGCAGGACGATCATGTCGTCACAATCCATGGAGATCATAAGGAAGCTCGGCACTGTTACAACATCGGCATGAAATTTCAAAATAATTCAAAACAGCAAGTTAACAGTGTCGACCTCACACACAACAGCTCGGCAATAGCCGACTTAGACCCAAGAGCCGATTTCCGAGAAAGGCCAACTCCCTCCGACGACTTACAAAAGGTTTATTTCAATAACGACCCTAACAAATTCACTTTTGTAGGTAGGTCAATAAGCAAGGAAGAATTAAACGCCATCACCACCTTCCTACAAGATCAAGCCGACCTTTTTGCATGGAAACCTTCGGATATGCCCGGCATAGACCCGCAAATCATCAGCCATAAGCTGGCTATAAACTCGTCTGCGAAGCCAGTGCAACAAAAGAAATGA